GCGTGCCGCTGTCCGAGCCGCCGCCGTAGTTCGGGTCCTGCGTGACGCCCGCGCCCCACTTGCCGTCGAGCTTCTTGAAGATCGCCGCGAACGCGTACGGCTGCTGCGCGACGCCCGAGCAGGTCGGCGACGCATACGTGCCGCCGGACGGGCACGCCTGATCACGGCCGACCGACCAGTTGCCGAAGAAACCGTAGCCGTTCGCAATTGCCGCGTTCAGCACGGTCTGCGCATTCGCGAGCGTGAACGTTTCGCCTTGCACGTCGTTCACGCCGATCATCGGCGTGACGCCGACCATCTGCCACAGCTGCGCGTTGGTCTTCGGCTGGCCAGCCGACTTGAACGCCGTGTCGAGCTGCGAGTAGAGCGCCTGCGCGGCGCTGATCGCGGCGGCGCTCATGTCGATGTTCGCCGGGCCGTAATCCATCGCCATCACGTTCACCGCATCGAACGTGGTCTTGTTCGCGATGGCCGCGTTGACGACGTTCACGCCGTCCTGCGTGAGCCCGGTCGGCATCGTCGGCAGCGTCAGCGTCACGTGCAGCGGCTTGCCTTTCGCCGCGTAGTCGGCCTGCAGTTGCGCGACCGCCTGGAAGTTGCGCGCGACCGCCGCCGTGTCCTGCTGCGACGCGCCTTCGATGTCGAAGTCGATATGCGTGAGGCCGTACGTGTCGATCACCGTCTGGTATGCGCTCTTCAGCGCGGGAACCGTCGAGCACGCCTGCATCAGCGGCGTGCCGTTCGCCCCGCCGAACGACACGGCGACTTCGCCGCCTTTCGCGCGGTAGCTCGCGATCGACGTCGACAGTGCGGTCAGCAGGCCGCCGCTCGCGCCGTTGCCGATCGGCTGCACGCCGCCCCACGACGGCACGCAGCCGTTGCCCGCGACCACGAACGCGAGCGTGAACTGCTGGATGCCCTGGCGCACGCCGATCTGGTCGACCAACGGTGTCGGATAGAGCGTCACGTCGACATAGGGTGCATACACGCCGGCACCGTGCGACACGCTCGCCATCGCGAGCAGACAACCCGCGGCAAACGCACGCGGAACGAAACGCGGCAACACATTGTTGTTCATTCTGTGTTCTCCAAGTGGAAGAGGGATACGCTGGCCTGCGTATCGCCGCCGATGGGCAGGCACCTGTCCCGTCGGCGGCGTGCCTATCTTGGAGTATTCGCGTCGAATAGGGAATTTAGGGATACTTCTTTTTGTTATTCGATTCCCGATACGTAACGATCTTGCCGATTCGGTCGCGTTGCGAAACGCGGAGCGGGCACTTTTTCCGGCTGCTCGCGCCATGGCGCGCGGATGGACCGGTTCCGACGCGCCGGTGATACACCGGCACGCCGATTGACGGCTCGCGCGCATCGCGCATTCACGTGAGCACCGCCGAATTCGATACGCGCGCCGCGGCGTTCAGCGATACCAGCGCGGCGTATAGACCCATTCGCGTGCGTTGCCGATCGCGAAACGCCGCGTCGTCGACGAGCCGACGATCACCATCGTGCGCATGTCGACCTGGTCGCCGCGCAGCGCGCCGAGGGTCGTCGTCGAAAGCGTCGCGCCCGGCCGGCCGATGTCGCGGCCGAGCACGACCACCGTATCGGCCGCGCGATGCGCGCGCACGATGTCGAGCGCACGGTCGAGCTGCCACGGCCGCGCGCGCGAAATCGGGTTGTAGAACGCCATCACGAGATCGGCTTGCGCCGCGTGTTGCAGGCGCGTCTCGATCACGTCCCACGGCTTCAGGTTGTCCGACAGCGAGATTGCGCAGAAATCGTGGCCGAGCGGCGCGCCGGCCTGCGCGGCCGTGGCGAGCGACGCCGAGATGCCGGGCTCCACGCGCAGGTCGACCGCGGCCCATTGCGGGTCGCGCGCCTCGTCGAGCGCTTCGAGCACGGCCGCGGCCATCGCGAAGACGCCGGGGTCGCCCGACGATACGACCGCGACGCGCCGGCCCTCGGCCGCCAGTTCGAACGCATGGCGCGCGCGCTGCATTTCCTCGCGATTGTCGGTGCCGTGCACGCGCTGGTCCGCCCGAAACGGGCCGGCCATGTTCACGTAAGTCGTATAACCGAGGATGTCGGTCGCGTCCGCGAGCGCCGCGCGCGCGGCCGGCGTGAGCCATGCGGCGCTGCCCGGGCCGAGACCGAGCACCGTCAGGCGGCCGCGCGCGCGGCCGAGCGCGGCGGGGTCGACCGGCTGCGATGCGACCGCGCACGCGAGACCGTGCGATGCCGCGCGCATCGTGTGGGTGACGCGCAGTGCACGGCCGAGCAGCGTGGCGGCGTCGGCGGGCACGGAGCGGTCGCTATCGACGAAATCGCCATCGACGAAACGCAGCGGCACGTCGAGCGTGCTCGCCGCTTCTTCCAATGCGGGTTCGCCGATCGCCGACGCCGGCGCGACGATGGCCGCGAGCGCCAGCCGTGCGAGGCCCTGTGCGTCGAGCATGGCTTCGATGCGCGCGGCAAGCGCTTCGCCTGCATGCACGGCATCCGCGGCAACACCGACCACCACGCTGCGCGGATGAATCACGAGCTCGTCGCGCGCGCCGCGCCACGCATCGGGCGTCACGCGAATCGCGTGCGCAGCCGCGGTATCACGCGGCAGCGCGACGTCGTCGAGCCACGGCGCCGCGCCGTCGACGCGCGTCGACGCGCCCGCGAGCAGGTCGGACACGAAGCGCTTGCCCTGCGCGAGATCGGCGAGCGCATAGCCTTCCGGCGGATTGAGCACGCACGCGCCGAAGCGCAGTTCGCCGCTCGTCGTGATCGCCGGCGCGACGCCGACGCATTCGGCGATTTCGCGCGCGATCACGTTGACGCCGGTCAGCCCGCCGAGCAGCGGCACGACGGCCGAGCCGTCCTCCGCGACCGCGAGCACCGGCGGCTCGACGCCCTTGTCGGCGAGCGCGGGCGCGAGGCAGCGGATCACGATGCCGGCCGCGCACAGCGCGACGATCGGCAGGCCGCGCGCATAGAGTTCGCGCAGGTGCGCGCCGAGTTCGTCGAACGGCACGTCGGCGTCGACGCGCGACGCGAGACCGTGCACACGGGCGCCCGGGTAACGCGCCTGAATGCGTCGCGCGGTATCGAGCGCGCCCGCGCCGAGGATCACGATCGCGGGCGGGGTCGTCATCCTTGCCATTTTTCCCCCGGCACGACGAGCAGCGAGAAATACGGCGACGCCATCGGATCGACCTCGTCGAGCGGCACGATGCGCTGGTTCGCCATCGTCGCGCGCTCGACGTACAGCGCGCGCTTCGCGAGCCCGAGTTCGTCGAGCACGCGCCGCACCTTGTCGAAATTGCGGCCGAGCTTCATCACGACGGCCGCGTCGGCCCGCGCGAGCCGCTCGCGCAGTTCATGCTCGGGCAGCACGCCCGACAGCACCGACAGGCTTTGGTTGCGATAGACGAGCGGCTGGCCGAGCACGGCCGTGCCGCCGAGCATCGCGCATACGCCGGGGATCACCTCGGTGTCGTAACGCGGTGCGAGGCGGTCGTGCAGGTACATGTACGAACCGTAGAAGAACGGATCGCCTTCGCAGATCACCGCGACGTCGCGGCCCGCATCGAGGTGCGCCGCGACGATCTCGGCCGCGGTGTCGTAGAAATCGGCGATCACCGTCTCGTAGCAGAGCGGCGGCGGCAGCGCCTCGGTCGTCACCGGGTAGACCAGCGGCAGCTGCGTCTGCCCGTCGAGCAGGTGCGCTTCGACGATGCCGTACGCGTTGCCTTTCTTGCCCTTCGCGACGAAATACGCGACCACGGGCGCCGCCTGCAGCACGCGCAGCGCCTTGATCGTCATCAGCTCGGGATCGCCGGGGCCGACGCCGACCCCGAACAGCCGTCCGCGCACGCTCGTCATTCGACCTCCGTTGCAAGCGCATTGACCGCGGCGGCGGCCATCGCGCTGCCGCCGCGCCGGCCGAGCAGCGCGACGTACGGCACGCCGCGGCTGTCGGCGTCGAGCATCGCCTTCGATTCGGCCGCGCCGATGAAGCCGACCGGGAAACCGAGGATCAGCGCGGGCCGCGGCGCGCCCGCATCGATCATGTCGAGCAGGTGGAACAGCGCGGTCGGCGCATTGCCGATCACGACGACGCTGCCCGCGAGATGCGGGCGCCACAGTTCGAGCGCGGCGGCCGAGCGCGTGTTGCCGAGGTCGCGCGCGAGGTCGGGCACCTCCGGCTCGCCGAGCGTGCAGATCACGCGGTTGGCCGCCGGCAGCCGCGCACGCGTGATGCCTTCGGCGACCATCCTCGCGTCGCACAGGATCGGCGCGCCGGCCGCGAGCGCCGTGCGGCCGGCCGTGCCGGCGCCGGCCGAGAAGCGCAGGTCGTACACGACGTCGACCATCCCGCACGCGTGGATCACGCGCACCGCGAGTTTCTCGAGATCGGGCGGAACCTGCGACAGGTCGGCCTCGGCGCGGATCGTCGCGAACGACTGGCGGTAGATTTCCTGCCCGTCGCGAATGTAGTCAAGCATCGGTGGTGTCCTGGCTGTGCCGCGCGTCCATGAGTCGGACCGCGGCCTGGTCAATCGTCAGATGGCGCGCGAGCGGGGCGCCGAGGCCCGCGGCCGCGTCGCGCCGGTAAAGGTCGTAGTGCGCGGGCGCCACCGCGACGAGCGTATGCGCGGCGGGATGCGGCAGCGCGCAGTGGCGCTCGCAACCGGTCAGGTGCACGTCGAGCGGATGGCCGACGCGCGCGGCGAGCGCGAGCGCATCGTGTTTCGTATCGGCGCGCGCTTTCGCGCAGCCGGCGCTGCCGGTGCAGGCGACGAGTGTCGCGAGCGGATCGGACGCCGCGCACACGAGGCCGAGCGACGCGAGTGCTTCGCGCATCGCCGCCGCGCGTTCGTTCGGCACGCCGTGCATGAACACGCCTTGCCACGGCGTCATCGACAGCGTGCCGTCGCCGTCGGCCTCGGCCAGCGCGGCAAGCCGCTCCAGTTGCGCCGCGTCGAGCCGCCCGAGCGCGAATTGCGCGCCGACGCTGCAGCGCGCCGCGTCGCGCGACGGAACCGCGCCGAAACGCAAGGCGGGGGCGGTACGCGTGCGCCGCCAGTCGGCAAGCGCCGGATCGGCCGCGAGCGGGAAGGGCAGGTAGTGCGCGGCGCGCGCGAGCAGCGTGCGTTCGTCGCACGTCGCCAGCAACGCGCGCATCCGCGTGACGTCGGCCGGCGCGAGATCGAGGAACGCGAGCAGCAGCGCGCGCACCAGTGCGGGGCCCTGTTCCGGCGACACGTCGACCGCAGCGGGCCGGTCGCCGCACGCAACCGGCGGACAGCCGGCCAGCCCCGCCGCGAGACGTACCGCGCCGTCGCCACGGCGCCATGCGGCCAGCCAGATGTCGTGCGGATGATCGAGCGCCGCGACTGCTTCGCCGCCGTCGAGCTGGATCGAGAATTTCGGCGACAGTTCGCCGCGACGCGGCTCGCTCGCCAGCATGTCGAGCAGCGGCACGGCGAGTGCGTGGCTATCGACGAGCGCGCCCGGGTCGTGCCCGGCGAGCGGGCTGAGCAGCACGTTGCGCACGTCGTCGCTCGCCGCGAGCGCGGCCGCATCGAAGGCGGCATTGTCGGCGCTTGCGCGCGGGCCGAGCCCCGCGTCGAGCAACGCGTGCGCGAGCGCATCGGCCGCGTCGTCGCGAATGCCGCGCAACTGGAGATTCGCGCGATTGGTCGCATCGATCGCGCCGGACCCGTACCGGCGCGCGGCGGCGGCGATCGCGTGCGCCTGGCGCGCGTCGAGCCGGCCGCCCGGCAGCTTGATCCGGCACAGCCTGCCGTCGGCGGCCGCGACCACGCGCACGAGCCCCGGGCAGGCCGACGGGCGCACGACGGGCGACGCAGGAATCGAAGCGGGGGCGGAATTCAACGGGATACCGGGACAGTGTGTGGCGCCGCGGCCAACGCATCGGTACACCCCGCCCGACGCCGACTGGCACGCACGCACTTTCTGGCCGGCAGGTCTCCTGGCTGACAGGTCGGCGCCGGCTCCCGGCCTTCCCGGTGAAACCAGTGGCATGAGGGGGAGCTCGGCTCGCTGTCTACAGTTGCGGGGGCAGCCACAGCGGCGCGGGGGCGCCCTGTGTTCCCTCTTCGGCCCCGAAGGGCACCGGCGAACGAACGGCCGTAGGATACCCGATTTCGGCCGCGATTCGCGACCGGTCGGCCGTTCGCGGCAGGCGAAGCGGGCAGCGGTCGGGCAACGATCGGGTGCGGGCGGGCCGGCAGGTGAAACACCGGGTGGAACACGGTACCATGCCGTTTTTCGCAATGCGGACGGCTGCACCGGCGCTTTCGCGGCCGCGCGGCGACACGATGGAATCGAACGATGGGGAAGGGTGCATGACGGCGTGGCTGACGGTAGTGGGCATCGGCGACGACGGTTACGCAGGGCTCGGACGCCACGCGCGGCGCGCGCTGCTCGACGCGACGCACGTGGTCGGCGCGACCCGGCATCTCGACATGCTGCCCGCGCGGTTGCGGGCGACGCGCGAAGCATGGCCGTCGCCGTTCGACCTGTCGGGGCTGCTCGCCCGCCGCGGCGCGCCCGTGTGCGTGCTCGCGAGTGGCGACCCGATGCTGTTCGGCGTCGGCGCGACGCTCGCCCGCCAGCTTTCTCCCGACGAATGGCGCGTACTGCCCGCGCCGTCGTCGCTGTCGCTCGCCGCGGCGCGTCTCGGCTGGGCGCTGCAGGACGTCGGCGCGGTTTCGCTCGTCGGGCGTCCGCTCGCGACGCTGGCCCGCCATCTGCTGCCGGGCCGGCGCCTGTTCGTGCTGAGCGCCGACGGCCGCACGCCGGCCGCCGTCGCGGCCGAACTCGCCGCCCGCGGCTTCGGGCCGACGCGCGTCAGCGTGTTCGAACACCTCGGCGGCCCGCTCGAGCGACGGATCGATGGCCTCGCGCAAGACTGGCACGTCGACGAAACCGCCGCGCTCAACCTCGTCGCGCTCGATTGCCGGGCGGGCCCCGACGCACCGCGCCGCGCGCTCACGCCCGGCCTGCCCGACGATGCGTACCGCCACGACGGCCAGCTCACCAAGCGCGACCTGCGCGCGATGACGCTCGGGCGTCTCGCGCCCGCGCCCGGCGAACTGCTGTGGGACGTCGGCGCGGGCAGCGGCTCGATCGGCATCGAATGGATGCGCGCGCATCCATCCTGCCAGGCCATCGCGATCGAAGCGCATGCGGAGCGGCAGCGCTTCATCGAACACAACCGCGATACGCTCGGCGTGCCGGGCCTGCAACTCGTCGCGGGCCGTGCGCCCGATGCGCTCGCGGGGCTCGCCGCGCCCGACGCGATCTTCATCGGCGGCGGCGCGACGGCGCCCGGCGTGCTCGACGCGTGCTGGGCGTCGTTGAAACCCGGCGGCCGGCTGGTCGCCAACGCGGTTACGCTGCAGGGCGAGATGGCGCTCGCCGCGTGGCGCGACGCGCATCGCGGCACGCTCACGCGCGTGTCGTTCGCGCATGCCGAACCGCTCGGCCGCTTCGACACGTGGCGACAGCCGTTGCCGGTCACGCTGTACGACGTGCGCAAGCCCGACACGGCAGACGCGACCGACACGGCCGACTCGTCGAATTCGTCGAACGCAACGGACGCGTGATGCGCGACGAAACCCCCGAACAACCCGCGCCGCTGCGCTTCGGCTACACGACCGGCAGCTGCGCGACCGCGACGTCGCTCGCGGCCGCGCGGCTGCTGCTCGTGGGTCACGCGGACGACGCGGTCGAGATCGTGCTGCCGAAGGGGCAGCGCGTGATGATGCGGCTCGAATTCTGCCGCGCGACGGCCGACGGCGCCGAAGCCGGCACGATCAAGGATGCCGGCGACGATCCGGACGTCACGCATGGCGCGCTGATCTTCGCGCGCGTCGCGCTCGCGGCGGCGCCCGGCGTGCGCTTTCATGCCGGGCCGGGCGTCGGCACGGTCACGCGCGCGGGGCTGACGTTGCCGGTCGGCGAACCGGCGATCAATCCGGTGCCGCGCCAGATGATGACCTCGCATCTGGAGGCGCTTGCGGCCGAGCACGGCTACGCGGGTGGCTTCGACGTGACGATCGGCGTCGAAGGCGGCGAGATGCTCGCGCTGAAGACGATGAACCCGCGCCTGGGCATCGTCGGCGGGCTGTCGATCCTCGGCACGACCGGCATCGTGCGGCCGTTCTCGTGTTCGGCCTATATCGCGTCGATTCACCAGGGCATCGACGTCGCACGGGCGAATGGCATCGCGCATATCGCCGCCTGCACGGGCAACGCCAGCGAGGACGCGATGCGCGCGCACTACCACCTGCCCGACATGGCGCTGATCGAGATGGGCGATTTCGCGGGCGCGGTGCTCAAGCACCTGCGGCGCGCGCCCGTCGCGCGCCTGTCGATGTGCGGCGGCTTCGGCAAGCTGAGCAAACTCGCGGCCGGCCATCTCGACCTGCACAGCCGCCATTCGAGCATCGACCTGCCGCTGCTCGCGCAGTGGGCGGCCGAAGCCGGCGCGAACGAGGCGCTGCAGGCCGCGATGCGCGCGGCCAACACGAGCCAGGAAGCGTTGAAACTGGCGCAGGCCGACGGCGTGCCGCTCGGCGATCTCGTCTGCGCGCATGCGCTGCGGGTGGCGCGCGACATCGTGCCGCCGTCGGTCGCGGTCGAGATGTTCGCGATCGACCGGCAGGGCCGCTTCGTCGGGGCGGCGCGATGAGCCCGCGCATCCTGCTGCTCGGCGGCACCGGCGATGCGCTGAAAATCGCGCGCGCGCTCGGCCCGCATCATGTCTACAGTCTCGCCGGACTCGGCAAGACGCCCGACGATCTGCGCTGCGACGTGCGCGTCGGCGGTTTCGGCGGCGCAGCCGGGCTTACCGCGTATCTGCGCGACGCGGGCATCGGCCTCGTGATCGACGCAACCCATCCGTATGCCGCGCGAATCAGCGCGAACGCCGCGGCGGCGACGCGCGACACGGGCGTGCCTTTATGGGCGCTGCGCCGCGCACCGTGGACGCCTCAACCCGGCGACGACTGGCGCATGGTCGACGATTGGGCAGGCATCGAGGCCGCGCTCGCGCCGTTCAGGCGCCCGCTGTTCACGCTCGGCCGCGAACCGCTCGCGCATCTCGACACGATTCCGCCGCACCAGTTCTGGCTCGTGCGCTGCCTCGATGCGCATCCCGGCAACGCCCGTGCGCAGGTCGTCGCCGCGCGCGGGCCATTCACGCCCGAAGGCGAGCGCGCGCTGTTCGCGCTGGCGGGCATCGACGTCGTCGTCAGCAAGAACAGCGGCGGCGCGGCCACCGAGGCTAAGCTCGACGTCGCGCGCGAACGCAGACTGCCGGTCGTGATGCTGCGCCGGCCGCCGCTGCCCGATGCCGACCGCGCGTTCGACTCGGTCACGGCACTCATCGACGCACTCGGTCCGGCCGCGCGCGCCTGACGCGACGCAGCGGCCACCCAACGAATTGACGGAGAAATTTCGATGACGGTGTATTTCATCGGCGCGGGCCCAGGCGACCCGGAGCTGATCACGGTGAAAGGCCAGCGCCTCGTGCGCACATGCCCGGTGATCCTGTATGCGGGTTCGCTCGTGCCGGCCGCCGTGCTCGACGGTCATCGCGCGGAGCAGGTCGTCAACACGGCCGAACTCGATCTCGACGCGATCGTCGCGCTGCTCGCGGCCGCACACGCGAAAGGTCGGGACGTCGCGCGCGTACATTCGGGCGACCCGTCGCTGTATGGTGCGATCGGCGAGCAGATCCGCCGCCTGAAAGCACTTGGGATTCCGTACGAAATCGTGCCGGGCGTGACGGCCACGGCCGCATGCGCGGCCACGCTCGGCGTCGAGCTCACGCTGCCGGGCGTCGCGCAGACGGTGATCCTCACGCGTTTCGCGGGCAAGACGACGATGCCGGAAGGCGAAGCGCTCGGCGCGCTCGCCGCGCATCGTGCGACGCTCGCGATCCATCTCGGCGTGCGCCATCTCGCGCGTATCGTCGACGAAGTGCTGCCGCATTACGGCGCCGATTGCCCGGTGGCGGTGATCTATCGCGCAAGCTGGCCCGACGAGGAACGCGTGACGGGCACGCTGGCCGACATCGTCGGCAAGGTGCAGGGCACGCAGATCGAGCGCACCGCGTTGATCCTGATCGGGCGCGTGCTCGACGCCGAAGGGTTCGCGGATTCGACGCTGTACGCGAGCGCAGGCTGAACGCATCGCGCCGTGGAGCCGAGTATCTGGACGGGCCGCGAGGATATTGCTGGTGCGAGCACGCCGGGACGACACCGGGCAGGCAGGCGCCCGGGCCGCTGGCCCGCGGCGTCGCTCAGGCCTGCGCGACGTGCCGCGCCAGCTTCGGCGCAAGCCCGGCCGCGAGCGCGAACAGCACGACACAGAGGCACGCCATCGCGATCCACGCGGGCGTCAGGTCCGCGAGTTGCTGGCGCACGATGCCGGCCGCGAACGGGAATAGCCCGGCGATCAAATAACCGACACCCTGCACGAACCCCGTCAACGACGCAGCATCGGCCGGCGTGGCCGCATGGTCGACCGTGACGATCAGCGACAGCGGAAACAGCGCGCCGATTCCCGCGCCGAGCAGCAGCGCGGCCGGCAGCGCGAGCGCGTCGGGCGCGGCCAGCATCACCAGCAACCCGACGCATAGCGACGCGATCGCCGCGTGCAGCGCGGGCCGGCGATCGGGGAGGCGATCGATCGTCGCGGAGATCGTCAGCCCCGCGACGACTTCCGCGAGCGTCACGCCGCCGAGCAGGCTGCCCGCCGCGGTCGGCGACCAGCCGAGCCGCATGTAGTACGGCGGCAGCCATGCGAGCACGAGCGTGTAGGCGCCCGTCGCGATGCCAAAGAACAGCGCGAGTCGCCAGGCGCGCGGCGAACGCGACGGCCGTGCATTCGATACCGACACCGGCCCGGCGGAAAGCGCGTCGCTCCCACGGCTGGCCAGCGGCCACGCCAATGCGGCGAGCGCCGCCGGCAGCGCCCAGCCGGCGAGCGCGGCGAGCCAGCCCCAGCGCGCCGCGGCGAATGGCGCGATGACGCTCGCGAGTACCGCGCCGCCCATGATCGACGTCGAATAGACGCCCATCGCGCCGCCGATGCGCGTCGCGAAATGCGCCTTAACGAAGCCGGGCAACAGCGCCTGCACCATCGCGATCCCGACACCCGCGCAGCACGCGCTCGCGAGCAGCAGCCATGCGTGCTGCGCACCGGCGCGCGATGCGCAGGCCAGCCCGATCAACGCGACGCCGAGCCATACGCCGCCCGCGATCCCGGTGATGCGCTGCAGGCGCCGTGCGCTCAGCGCACCGAGCCCCATCAGCAGGATCGGGATCGTCGTCAGCAGGCTGGCCGCGCCGTCGCCGATATCCGTCGCGCGCTGGATCATGTCGAGCAGCGGGCCGACCGCGGCAAGCGCCGGCCGCAGGTTCAGCCCGACCAGCACGATCGCGGCGAGCCGCCATCCGGGGGAAGTGAAGCGATTCATCGCAAGGCCCTCGATATCGGTGCGCGGCTGCCAGCGAGGCGCCGCGCGTTTTTCAGGGGTCGTCTCAGAAAACGGAAAATAAAGCACGCTAAGGCATAGCCGAACCTGCCAAGCTTGCTCCACCCTGTAGTGACGCGATCAGCGGGCAGGAAACGTTCCCCCTTCGCGCATGGCAGGCGCACACCAACTCAGACAGCACGGCCTCCATGCGCGCCAGGTCAGCCATTTTCTCGCGCACGTCCTTGAGCTTGTGCTCGGCCAGACTGCTGGCTTCCTCGCAATGGGTGCCATCCTCCAGCCGCAGCAGCTCGGCGATCTCATCCAGGCTGAAGCCCAGCCGCTGGGCTGATTTCACGAAGCGCACCCGCGTTACATCCGCCTCGCCATAGCGGCGGATGCTGCCATAGGGCTTGTCAGGCTCCAGCAACAAGCCCTTGCGCTGATAGAAACGGATGGTCTCCACATTGACCCCGGCCGCCTTGGCGAAAACGCCAATGGTCAGGTTCTCCAAATTGTTTTCCATATCGCTTGACTCCGTACATGAGTACGGAAGTAAGGTTACGCTATCCAATTTCAATTCGAAAGGACAAGCGCATGTCTGAACCAAAAACCGGGCGCGGCGCGCTCTTCACTGGAGGGCTTGCCGCCATCCTCGCCTCGGCTTGCTGCCTCGGGCCGTTGGTTCTGATCGCCTTGGGGTTCAGCGGCGCTTGGATCGGCAACTTGGCGGTGTTGGAACCCTATCGCCCCATCTTTATCGGCGTGGCGCTGGTGGCGTTGTTCTTCGCCTGGCGGCGCATCTACCGGCAGGCAGCGGCCTGCAAACCGGGTGAGGTCTGCGCGATTCCCCAAGTGCGAGCTACTTACAAGCTCATTTTCTGGATCGTGGCCGCGCTGGTTCTGGTCGCGCTCGGATTTCCCTACGTCATGCCATTTTTCTACTGATCGGAGTTCACCATGAAGAAACTGTTTGCCTCCCTCGCCCTCGCCG
This DNA window, taken from Burkholderia cenocepacia, encodes the following:
- the cobG gene encoding precorrin-3B synthase → MNSAPASIPASPVVRPSACPGLVRVVAAADGRLCRIKLPGGRLDARQAHAIAAAARRYGSGAIDATNRANLQLRGIRDDAADALAHALLDAGLGPRASADNAAFDAAALAASDDVRNVLLSPLAGHDPGALVDSHALAVPLLDMLASEPRRGELSPKFSIQLDGGEAVAALDHPHDIWLAAWRRGDGAVRLAAGLAGCPPVACGDRPAAVDVSPEQGPALVRALLLAFLDLAPADVTRMRALLATCDERTLLARAAHYLPFPLAADPALADWRRTRTAPALRFGAVPSRDAARCSVGAQFALGRLDAAQLERLAALAEADGDGTLSMTPWQGVFMHGVPNERAAAMREALASLGLVCAASDPLATLVACTGSAGCAKARADTKHDALALAARVGHPLDVHLTGCERHCALPHPAAHTLVAVAPAHYDLYRRDAAAGLGAPLARHLTIDQAAVRLMDARHSQDTTDA
- a CDS encoding chitinase — protein: MNNNVLPRFVPRAFAAGCLLAMASVSHGAGVYAPYVDVTLYPTPLVDQIGVRQGIQQFTLAFVVAGNGCVPSWGGVQPIGNGASGGLLTALSTSIASYRAKGGEVAVSFGGANGTPLMQACSTVPALKSAYQTVIDTYGLTHIDFDIEGASQQDTAAVARNFQAVAQLQADYAAKGKPLHVTLTLPTMPTGLTQDGVNVVNAAIANKTTFDAVNVMAMDYGPANIDMSAAAISAAQALYSQLDTAFKSAGQPKTNAQLWQMVGVTPMIGVNDVQGETFTLANAQTVLNAAIANGYGFFGNWSVGRDQACPSGGTYASPTCSGVAQQPYAFAAIFKKLDGKWGAGVTQDPNYGGGSDSGTPQPGAPWAAGQVYTAGATVTYQGTTYQAQWWTQGDVPGQAAVWKPIGGGTPAWSATTAYQGGTCVTYQGAKYCAKWWTQGDNPSAGGVWVKS
- a CDS encoding precorrin-8X methylmutase; protein product: MLDYIRDGQEIYRQSFATIRAEADLSQVPPDLEKLAVRVIHACGMVDVVYDLRFSAGAGTAGRTALAAGAPILCDARMVAEGITRARLPAANRVICTLGEPEVPDLARDLGNTRSAAALELWRPHLAGSVVVIGNAPTALFHLLDMIDAGAPRPALILGFPVGFIGAAESKAMLDADSRGVPYVALLGRRGGSAMAAAAVNALATEVE
- a CDS encoding cobalt-precorrin-6A reductase translates to MSPRILLLGGTGDALKIARALGPHHVYSLAGLGKTPDDLRCDVRVGGFGGAAGLTAYLRDAGIGLVIDATHPYAARISANAAAATRDTGVPLWALRRAPWTPQPGDDWRMVDDWAGIEAALAPFRRPLFTLGREPLAHLDTIPPHQFWLVRCLDAHPGNARAQVVAARGPFTPEGERALFALAGIDVVVSKNSGGAATEAKLDVARERRLPVVMLRRPPLPDADRAFDSVTALIDALGPAARA
- a CDS encoding bifunctional cobalt-precorrin-7 (C(5))-methyltransferase/cobalt-precorrin-6B (C(15))-methyltransferase, which translates into the protein MTAWLTVVGIGDDGYAGLGRHARRALLDATHVVGATRHLDMLPARLRATREAWPSPFDLSGLLARRGAPVCVLASGDPMLFGVGATLARQLSPDEWRVLPAPSSLSLAAARLGWALQDVGAVSLVGRPLATLARHLLPGRRLFVLSADGRTPAAVAAELAARGFGPTRVSVFEHLGGPLERRIDGLAQDWHVDETAALNLVALDCRAGPDAPRRALTPGLPDDAYRHDGQLTKRDLRAMTLGRLAPAPGELLWDVGAGSGSIGIEWMRAHPSCQAIAIEAHAERQRFIEHNRDTLGVPGLQLVAGRAPDALAGLAAPDAIFIGGGATAPGVLDACWASLKPGGRLVANAVTLQGEMALAAWRDAHRGTLTRVSFAHAEPLGRFDTWRQPLPVTLYDVRKPDTADATDTADSSNSSNATDA
- a CDS encoding cobalt-precorrin-5B (C(1))-methyltransferase, with the translated sequence MRDETPEQPAPLRFGYTTGSCATATSLAAARLLLVGHADDAVEIVLPKGQRVMMRLEFCRATADGAEAGTIKDAGDDPDVTHGALIFARVALAAAPGVRFHAGPGVGTVTRAGLTLPVGEPAINPVPRQMMTSHLEALAAEHGYAGGFDVTIGVEGGEMLALKTMNPRLGIVGGLSILGTTGIVRPFSCSAYIASIHQGIDVARANGIAHIAACTGNASEDAMRAHYHLPDMALIEMGDFAGAVLKHLRRAPVARLSMCGGFGKLSKLAAGHLDLHSRHSSIDLPLLAQWAAEAGANEALQAAMRAANTSQEALKLAQADGVPLGDLVCAHALRVARDIVPPSVAVEMFAIDRQGRFVGAAR
- a CDS encoding precorrin-2 C(20)-methyltransferase, translated to MTSVRGRLFGVGVGPGDPELMTIKALRVLQAAPVVAYFVAKGKKGNAYGIVEAHLLDGQTQLPLVYPVTTEALPPPLCYETVIADFYDTAAEIVAAHLDAGRDVAVICEGDPFFYGSYMYLHDRLAPRYDTEVIPGVCAMLGGTAVLGQPLVYRNQSLSVLSGVLPEHELRERLARADAAVVMKLGRNFDKVRRVLDELGLAKRALYVERATMANQRIVPLDEVDPMASPYFSLLVVPGEKWQG
- the cobJ gene encoding precorrin-3B C(17)-methyltransferase, whose translation is MTTPPAIVILGAGALDTARRIQARYPGARVHGLASRVDADVPFDELGAHLRELYARGLPIVALCAAGIVIRCLAPALADKGVEPPVLAVAEDGSAVVPLLGGLTGVNVIAREIAECVGVAPAITTSGELRFGACVLNPPEGYALADLAQGKRFVSDLLAGASTRVDGAAPWLDDVALPRDTAAAHAIRVTPDAWRGARDELVIHPRSVVVGVAADAVHAGEALAARIEAMLDAQGLARLALAAIVAPASAIGEPALEEAASTLDVPLRFVDGDFVDSDRSVPADAATLLGRALRVTHTMRAASHGLACAVASQPVDPAALGRARGRLTVLGLGPGSAAWLTPAARAALADATDILGYTTYVNMAGPFRADQRVHGTDNREEMQRARHAFELAAEGRRVAVVSSGDPGVFAMAAAVLEALDEARDPQWAAVDLRVEPGISASLATAAQAGAPLGHDFCAISLSDNLKPWDVIETRLQHAAQADLVMAFYNPISRARPWQLDRALDIVRAHRAADTVVVLGRDIGRPGATLSTTTLGALRGDQVDMRTMVIVGSSTTRRFAIGNAREWVYTPRWYR